In Crinalium epipsammum PCC 9333, the genomic window ATTCAAAATTTCCATCTGGTAAACAGCGAACTATATCCCCTGTTTTATAAAGACGCTCTGAATTGAAGCCGAGGTTCTCCCCCCCTGCTTCCCTAGTAAAGTTGGTAATAAACTTTTCGGCAGTCAGATCAGGACGATTGAGATATCCTCTAGCTAAACCAATACCACCGATGAAAAGTTCTCCTGGTGTGCCAACGGGAACTAATTTTAGTTCGCTATCTAAAATATATGCTTGAGTATTACTAACAGGTTTACCAATAGGTAATTCTGTTAACTCATTGTCTAAAATTGATGTGGGTAAGTCGCACATCAATGCGCTAACCGTTGTTTCTGTGGGTCCATAAGTATTTACCAGCCTTACCTGTTCCCCTACATACTTATACCAAGTTTTTAAGCGTGTTAGTAAGGCTTTTTCTCCGCCAATAATTACTAAACGTATTGATAGTGGTAACGTTGATTTTTCTCGCTCTAATGCTGCTGTTAGTTCATGCCAATAAGCGGTTGGTAAATCTAATACTGTTATTTGCCATTCTTGGCATTTTTTCCAAAAAGTTTTGGCAGTTGCTAACATTCCATCTGTCCGCAATACCAGTGTTGCCCCAACACTGAGACAAGAATAGATTTCTTCTACACTTATATCAAAGCTGACAGAGGCAAATTGCAGAATTTTATCGTTTTGGTTTAACTGATATTCAACACTTACCGCCTCAGTATAATTCACTAACGATTTGTGTTGAATCATCACTCCTTTTGGAGTACCTGTAGAGCCTGATGTATAAATAACATAAGCCAAGTTATCCTCTGTCGCTTGAGAAATAAGATTTTCTTGGCTGTATTGAGCAATATTTTCCCAATCAGTATCTAAGCAGACAACTTTCGCTGTGTTGTTTGGTAAATATTCTAATAACCTTTTCTGCGTTAGCAACACAGATACCTGTGAATCTGCCAACATAAAAGCTAAACGCTCTTGGGGATAAGTTGGATCTAGTGGTACATAAGCACCACCAGCTTTCAAGATGCCTAAAAGTCCAACAATCATCTCCAAAGAGCGTTCTACACAAATCCCTACCAAAACTTCTGCTTTTACGCCCAAAGTTTTGAGATAATTAGCTAGTTGGTTAGCTTGAGCATTTAACTGTCGATAAGTTAGTTGCCGCTTTTCAAAAACTACAGCTATAGCATCAGGCGATCGCTTTACTTGCGCTTCAAATAACTCATGGATACATTGATTTTTGCGATCGTCAGTCTGAGACCCCTTTAATACAGTGGGCGACTCATCTGCTGTCATGTCTGAGGAGATATTTTTTTCTGAGGATATATCGTTCATGGAATTTATAACTGTTGTGTTAATATAACTTAGCGATCTGATTGACTTTTTTTAACAAAGTTTCTAAAAAACTTATATACAGACACCCTTTTACTTATAATTGATATAAACTCGATTTTGGGATAAAAAAATGGAAGATTTGCGTAATTACATTAAAAAAATTCAAGAAAATTTGATGAGAGTAGTCCAAGAAAAAAATGCAGATTTATTAAGCGATTTGGTTACCACATATTACAGTGAAAATTCCTTGATTATGCCAGCAAATCATGCGTGGGTACAAGGTCTGGAGGCAATAAAATCTTTTTGGGCTGATTTATTAAATCCTGATTTTAAAGAATTGCGGTGCGAGACTTTAGACCTACAATTACAGGATGATACAGCTTATGAGATTGGTAAAGCTACAAGTATTTTTTTGGAAGAAGGTCAACTTATCACTGACATAGCTACCTATTTGATTGTATGGAAACGACATGATGGCGTATGGAAAGTTAATGTTGACATCTGGAACGACAGTATCCCGCCGTCAGGGCAGTAAGATGCCACACGCAGCGCCTTACTTATTGTGGCAGCTAAATTAAGCTTGGTAGCAATAAAGCATCACCTGATAGAGCCTCTACTGGTAGATAATCTCGGCTGACGATAAATTCTGGTCGAGGATTTTCTACAGGTACAGGAATATTTTCCACACTGTTATAAGTAACTATCACAATCGACCGAGAGAACGGCGATATATTATT contains:
- a CDS encoding YybH family protein — its product is MEDLRNYIKKIQENLMRVVQEKNADLLSDLVTTYYSENSLIMPANHAWVQGLEAIKSFWADLLNPDFKELRCETLDLQLQDDTAYEIGKATSIFLEEGQLITDIATYLIVWKRHDGVWKVNVDIWNDSIPPSGQ